Below is a genomic region from Piscirickettsia litoralis.
TCTCTTCTCCTAATGAAGCGTAACTTTGCCAACAATGGGCAAACTAATTAATGTGCGCGTATACTTTGACGGTTTAATCTGCTTACGCCTGACACCACTTCCTAACTGCTCTCTTTTTGAATAAATGCACTGGTTCTCTTCTAAAAAATCCCGAGCTGTGGCGCTTGATACTTTCCACTCTTTAGCGATTTCACGCAGCGTTAATTTACGTCCACATTTACGCATAAATCGTAAACGTTCATTTTTTTGCTCTTCTAACGGAGTTAGCTTTTTTGGTTCTCTACAGCGTTGATAAACTGCTAAATCATCCTGTAAATAAAAGTCTTTCATCTTAATTCCCTCTCAAATCAATCTTAATGTCGCAGCTTGTTTGCTTGGCTTCGCAATTATTTTTTGATTTCTTATGTATGGCAGAAAAGGCAAGTCGTATGCACATAAAAAGGCAAAGACACCGTACTGGCCAAGCTTCCATTGCTCTGCCAATTCTTTTAAACACAGAGAGGCATGATGCAATCTAACATAACTAACACGCTCCTCTATGAGCCGTTCAGACCAACCAAACATAACAAACCTCTAGTGATAATTTTTAACTGAGGACAACTCACCAATAACACCTTCTTGATGATTGCGAATTGAAGTTAACAAGCAATAATACAAAAACTCCTCACTCAAGCGGATTCTGCTTTGCTCGCTGCCATCACAACCTCGATACTGATCAAAGTGTGCGTGACACTCGCTACACAAATCAGCACCACAACAATCATGGCATTTAACCGCCATTCCCTTCCCTAAGCTGTGCTGTCTTATTCCGGTGTAATGGGCATAGACGGTAGTGCCATCCAATTTTTTGCAACGCACACAAGCGCGACCGTTTGAGGCTTTCAAGACTTTTGGCAATCTCACGTGCCTTTCTTTTAAAATGGGAGCATTTATTGGATTCAGTCGCATTAGTTCACTCCGTACAATACAACGCCATGACGGCTAATCTCTGTGCATCGCTCTAAACCTAAAGCCCGGGTTAAATCATGATGATCTTCGATATTAATTGCTAATTGGCGCAGCTTTTTATTTGTCGCCAACTCATAGCCTGATAAAAATTTATCGATAGCCTTTACAATTTGTTTGCAGCGATTACTTAAGCCCTCTATTGATTTGATTTCTGCTGCTGACATTTTGTTTTCCCTCTTTTTTAATGAAGTCGTAGTTTTTCTCTCATCATTGCCAATTCAGAAAGAGCAACCCTACTTGTTCTTGGCCCCTTGTGTGGCAGCGATTTGCAAACGTTGGGTGCTGCCTCAAATTTTTCTCCCCATAGGTGCCGCTTGATATTTGCCCTGTAGCTTCCCAGAAATAATTGGTAGCTACTTGCTCCATCAGTACCACCCCAGGGTGTTTGCTTTGCAGTCGCATACAACACAGGATTCGGCCATGCATTTAACTTGCTTTTCTCAGGCATGATCATCAACTCATAGGCGATGCGATATGCCACACTTTCAGGGTGCAACCCTAAATCCTCCGGCTGTAAGTCCTGACATAACTCATAAAACTGCTTCATCGATGGCGGCCAGTGAAAATGTTTCTTGCATTTTCCTAGTGCAATTTCCACTTCTTTGCGTGTGAACTCAGTCAAAACTTCTTCCCACTCCGCTTTTAAAGCATTTGTCTTTAAGTCGCTTGCAGACTGATCACCAGCCACCGTCACTTGTTTGCTGAACGTCGAGTACAGACTGGTCAGCCTCGCAAAAACCAGATCGGCTCTTTTCGTTGGGGATGACTTTTGCTGGTTGTGCTGCGGCAGTGGCATAGAGGTTTCGTTCGTAAAGGTCAGCCGTTGACAAATTTCTGGTGCTGTTTGCATTTTCTTGCTCCCTTGAAATGATTTCATCGTTCCAACATTCGCCATTAAGGTACGTGCTTGGGTGAGGAATTTTTGATTTAGGACGATACTGCCAATCACTCAGGCGTGTTTGTTTAACATGCTCGATGATTTGGTCTTTTATTTTGTAAAGCTTGTTTTGCGTCCAAACCTTTAAAGCTCGCTTCCTATTTTTGCCAAGTCTGTATGCTTTCCAAAATTCATCAAAGCCATCTTCAAGATTATTTTTTTGCACATCAACTTGCACACACTCTTGTGCAGATGTGCACATATTAATAATCTCTTTTGAAGTCTCTTTTGTATTCTCTTTTATGTCACACATATCTGTAACGGGCTTTACACATATGCGTGCGTCTTTTTGCA
It encodes:
- a CDS encoding LexA family transcriptional regulator, coding for MKDFYLQDDLAVYQRCREPKKLTPLEEQKNERLRFMRKCGRKLTLREIAKEWKVSSATARDFLEENQCIYSKREQLGSGVRRKQIKPSKYTRTLISLPIVGKVTLH